Proteins encoded within one genomic window of Oryza glaberrima chromosome 12, OglaRS2, whole genome shotgun sequence:
- the LOC127756710 gene encoding L-type lectin-domain containing receptor kinase S.4-like, translating to MRHLAVVLLLLLLAALAASQEFTYSGFRNGGGGGGAGNSPNLTLNGVTELRPDGILRLTNETSRLIGHAFYPSPLRLLAGGAAVSFSTEFAFAVVPEYPKLGGHGLAFVVAPDPRLPGALPSQYLGLLSAADVGNATNHVLAVEFDTVQDFEFGDINDNHVGVDLNSLVSNASASAAPVNLKSGDTIVAWVDYDGGAKLLNVSIAAASASKPASPLISFHVDLSPIFLDQMFVGFSASTGLLASSHYLMGWSFKLGGGAAPPLDVPSLPSLPRPAAGGKNRTSAILAAAFSAFVALVALAGAAAYAAHRYKNRDVVEPWELDYGPHRYSYAELRRATRGFRDRELLGAGGFGKVYRGVLPGKPPRTVVAVKRVSHESRQGLREFVAEIASIGRLRHRNLVQLQGWCRRRGDLLLVYDYMPNGSLDKHLFGDGLAAARLTWGARVKVLRDVAAALLYLHEGWERVVLHRDVKASNVLLDGDMSGRLGDFGLAKLHEHGANPSTTRVVGTLGYLAPELTRTGKATAAADVFAFGALALEVVAGRRPIEPRAPPEELVLAEWAWERYAAGEVGAVVDARLRGEFDAGEAEAAVKVALWCSHPAPAVRPTMREVARYLDAGGAAEVPEPPPPPPPPPVSSGEVGYYDFVHSYPTSSYERAAAAADGVTQTSVATFPYSPLSMRSSHVSV from the coding sequence ATGCGacacctcgccgtcgtcctcctcctcctcctcctcgccgccctcgccgcctcccagGAATTCACCTACTCCGGCTtccgcaacggcggcggcggcggcggcgccgggaacAGCCCGAACCTGACGCTGAACGGCGTGACCGAGCTCCGGCCGGACGGCATCCTGCGGCTCACCAACGAGACGTCGCGGCTCATCGGCCACGCGTTCTACCCGtcccccctccgcctcctcgccggcggcgcggcggtgtcGTTCTCGACGGAGTTCGCGTTCGCGGTGGTGCCGGAGTATCCGAAGCTGGGCGGCCATGGCCTCGCGTTCGTCGTCGCGCCCGACCCGCGCCTCCCCGGCGCGCTGCCGAGCCAGTACCTGGGGCTGCTCAGCGCCGCCGACGTCGGCAACGCCACCAACCACGTCCTCGCCGTGGAGTTCGACACCGTGCAGGACTTCGAGTTCGGCGACATCAATGACAACCACGTCGGCGTCGACCTCAACAGCCTCGTCTccaacgcctccgcctccgccgcgccggtcaACCTCAAGTCCGGCGACACCATCGTCGCCTGGGTCGactacgacggcggcgcgaagctaCTGAAcgtctccatcgccgccgcgtcggcgtcgaAGCCGGCGTCGCCGCTCATCTCGTTCCACGTCGACCTGTCCCCGATCTTCCTCGACCAGATGTTCGTCGGCTTCTCGGCGTCCACGGGCCTCCTCGCGAGCTCCCACTACCTCATGGGCTGGAGCTtcaagctcggcggcggcgccgcgccgccgctcgacgtcccctccctcccgtcgctgccccgccccgccgccggcggcaagaACCGCACGTCGGCGATCCTCGCCGCGGCGTTCTCGGCGTTCGTCGCGctcgtcgccctcgccggcgccgccgcctacgccgccCACCGGTACAAGAACCGCGACGTGGTCGAGCCATGGGAGCTCGACTACGGGCCACACCGCTACAGCTACGCCGAGCTGCGGCGCGCCACGCGCGGGTTCCGCGACCGCGAgctcctcggcgccggcgggttcGGCAAGGTGTACCGCGGTGTGCTCCCGGGGAAGCCGCCGCGCACGGTGGTCGCCGTGAAGCGCGTCTCCCACGAGTCCCGGCAGGGCCTCCGCGAGTTCGTCGCCGAGATCGCGTCCATCGGGAGGCTCCGCCACCGCAACCTCGTCCAGCTCCAGgggtggtgccgccgccgcggcgacctcctcctcgtctacgACTACATGCCCAACGGCTCCCTCGACAAGCACCTGTTCGGCgacggcctcgcggcggcgcggctgacGTGGGGCGCCCGCGTGAAGGTCCTccgcgacgtggcggcggcgctgctctaCCTCCACGAGGGGTGGGAGCGCGTTGTGCTCCACCGCGACGTGAAGGCGAGCAACGTGCTCCTCGACGGCGACATGTCCGGGCGGCTCGGCGACTTCGGGCTCGCGAAGCTGCACGAGCACGGTGCGAACCCGAGCACGACGAGGGTGGTGGGGACGCTGGGTTACCTGGCGCCGGAGCTGACGAGGAcggggaaggcgacggcggcggcggacgtgtTCGCGTTCGGGGCGCTGGCGCTCGAGGTggtggcggggcggcggccgatcgagccgcgggcgccgccggaggagcTCGTGCTGGCGGAGTGGGCGTGGGAGAGgtacgccgccggcgaggtgggggcGGTGGTGGACGCGAGGCTGCGCGGGGAgttcgacgccggcgaggcggaggcggcggtgaaggtCGCGCTCTGGTGCTCGcacccggcgccggcggtgcggCCGACGATGAGGGAGGTGGCGAGGtacctcgacgccggcggcgccgcggaggtgccggagccgccgccgccgccgcctcccccgccggtgagctccggcgaggtcggctACTACGACTTCGTGCACTCGTACCCGACGTCGTCGTacgagagggcggcggcggcggcggacggcgtgaCGCAGACGTCGGTGGCCACGTTCCCCTACTCGCCGCTGTCGATGAGGTCATCCCACGTCAGCGTATGA
- the LOC127756759 gene encoding uncharacterized protein LOC127756759 has product MVMDAARAVAMPSLSPATVAARPSSRRLHKVAAMATQKPTSGTRRGTTVYFPVGEPGPRQTTSGKAAAPPVKLLTNVEKLRLLTKAEKAGLLSAAERAGLSLSAVERLGLLSKAEELEVLSAATDPGTPGALLGVALLLLAAGPAVVYLVPEEYPWEVAVQAVVALACVVGGSTAFAASSFVSKLQSSSS; this is encoded by the exons ATGGTGATGGACGCAGCTAGAGCGGTGGCGatgccgtcgctgtcgccggccaccgtcgcggcgaggccgagcagccgccgccttcacaaggtcgccgccatggccacccaGAAGCCCACCTCCGGCACAAGAAGG gggACGACGGTGTACTTCCCGGTGGGGGAGCCGGGGCCGAGGCAGACGACGagcgggaaggcggcggcgccgccggtgaagCTGCTGACGAACGTGGAGAAGCTGCGGCTGCTGACGAAGGCGGAGAAGGCGGGGCTCCtgtcggcggcggagcgcgccgGGCTGTCGCTGTCGGCGGTGGAGCGGCTGGGCCTGCTGTCCAAGGCGGAGGAGCTGGAGGTGCTGTCGGCGGCGACCGACCCGGGCACCCCCGGCGCGCTGCTCGGcgtcgcgctgctgctgctcgccgccggccccgccgtCGTCTACCTCGTCCCGGAGGAGTACCCATGGGAGGTCGCCGTCCAGGCCGTGGTCGCGCTCGCCTGCGTCGTCGGTGGctccaccgccttcgccgcctccAGCTTCGTGTCCAAGCTCCAGAGCTCGTCCAGCTGA
- the LOC127757215 gene encoding uncharacterized protein LOC127757215 encodes MCGIALVLSGGGRVVVAPSAAAAAAVAAVGIQPSDEGKGVTVDELKAALRRRGPDSLGCERLRVRADGTTLGSDGCDCGVGNGGDVGDTELCFIGATLQLRGAEPILQPMVGQSGNVLVYNGEIYGGVHVADDQNDTQSLLSSLESCCSCECHALFRDEACLCCGSVGKSVPQILSTIKGPWALIYWQKDSKTMWFGRDAFGRRSLLVHWPSPDDPRFILSSVSPPSFASNNSAPTVKVMESGEDNDFPESTNMSYWEELPCGIYSIQLKSLEKSGMCMKEACVSEVRRHDWINSSLDELIQWKRKSIVPTVDDLTSHQNSVGDYCLSQSFRNSTEADKNAAYKVLIALRESVMLRTNLNRLFQDDLNKLKDDELAPIAILFSGGLDSMILAALLDQCLDSKWTIDLLNVSFDGQLAPDRISALAGLKELQRISPIRRWRLVEIDTVLTNLKGESEHVMSLIYPSNTYMDLNIGIALWLAAGGDGWVDGSICNIQDGCRYKYKSTSRVLLVGSGADEQCAGYGRHRTKYRLGGWVLLDEEMRLDVQRIWKRNMGRDDRCISDHGKEARFPFLDENVIKTLLEIPLWDIAKLDEPVGKGDKKILREVANLLGLKEAALQPKRAIQFGSRIARESNRKNFGSNRAANQASAGSVEIHQRALEAAGFDCAHRSAVDALVDVSLRYVVHLGRTAAFNANLAGRVLANEYDIIQALEEIGTDFDGFVGAATSDRCLVGSGVVRELIDYVESKPEVPFVRPLPSFPVPRVEPQPAQSFAMAGKESGMKHVPEWLPVFPDPHTYIRTEVWSEEEAKARVDKVEQVRQRRKAEKSLLSLQRRLALAGADGFRPAVTENTVEKGKEIQVAGSKRNPFLEPALPPGEKEVSDVAMQPQRRKISVLDAFAPAIQAANMMDIDTGPGWDNNQSQKSIVPKERAPVHLKIGIDKKPLSAALNSKPLDLREDPSFLKEEVKDERKRRAGMILRASMENPQELPQL; translated from the exons ATGTGCGGCATAGCCCTCgtcctctccggcggcggccgcgtagtcgtcgctccctccgccgccgccgccgccgccgttgctgccgTCGGAATCCAACCAAGCGACGAG GGGAAGGGCGTGACGGTGGATGAGCTCAAGGCAGCCCTGCGGCGGCGTGGCCCGGATAGCCTCGGCTGCGAGAGGCTCCGCGTCCGCGCGGATGGCACGACCTTAG GGAGTGATGGGTGTGATTGTGGAGTTGGGAATGGGGGTGATGTGGGTGACACTGAGTTGTGCTTCATCGGAGCAACGCTGCAGCTCAGGGGAGCTGAGCCGATTTTGCAACCGATGGTGGGTCAATCAGGAAATGTTTTAGTATATAACG GTGAGATCTATGGAGGAGTCCATGTTGCTGATGACCAAAATGATACTCAATCACTTCTGTCATCACTGGAATCTTGTTGTTCCTGTGAGTGCCATGCTCTTTTTAGAGATGAAGCATGTCTCTGTTGTGGAAGTGTTGGGAAATCAGTTCCACAGATCCTTTCCACAATCAAAGGCCCCTGGGCTTTGATATACTGGCAG AAGGACTCAAAAACAATGTGGTTTGGCCGGGATGCATTCGGGAGAAGAAGCCTCTTGGTACATTGGCCGTCACCTGATGATCCACGCTTTATATTATCATCAGTATCACCCCCTTCATTTGCAAGTAATAACTCTG CGCCAACTGTCAAAGTTATGGAGTCAGGGGAAGATAATGATTTTCCTGAGTCCACCAACATGAGTTACTGGGAAGAGCTTCCTTGTGGGATATACAGCATCCAATTGAAAAGCCTTGAAAAAAGTGGCATGTGTATGAAGGAAGCATGTGTCTCCGAAGTTAGGAGGCATGACTGGATCAACTCTTCATTGGATGAATTAATCCAATGGAAGAGGAAATCGATAGTTCCTACTGTGGATGACTTAACTTCACATCAGAATTCTGTAGGGGACTATTGTTTGTCTCAGAGCTTCAGAAACTCAACCGAAGCTGACAAAAATGCTG CGTATAAGGTGTTGATTGCGTTGCGGGAATCTGTAATGCTGCGAACCAATTTGAACAGACTCTTTCAG GATGATCTAAATAAACTAAAGGATGATGAGCTAGCCCCAATAGCAATCCTTTTCTCCGGTGGCTTGGACTCCATGATACTTGCAGCATTATTAGACCAGTGCCTTGATTCCAAAT GGACAATTGATTTGTTGAATGTCAGTTTTGATGGGCAACTTGCTCCAGATAGGATTTCTGCACTGGCAGGACTGAAGGAACTTCAGAGAATTTCCCCTATCCGTAG ATGGCGTCTTGTTGAGATTGACACAGTTTTGACAAACTTGAAAGGAGAAAGTGAACATGTGATGTCACTTATATACCCTTCAAATACTTATATG GATTTAAATATTGGTATAGCTCTCTGGTTGGCTGCTGGTGGGGATGGTTGGGTGGATGGAAGTATATGCAACATCCAAGATGGTTGTCGCTACAAGTACAAGTCAACTTCTAGAGTTCTTTTAGTCGGTTCTGGGGCTGATGAGCAGTGCGCTGGTTATGGAAGACATAGGACTAAATATAGACTTGGAGG CTGGGTTTTACTTGATGAGGAGATGAGACTAGATGTACAGAGAATCTGGAAAAGAAATATGGGAAGAGACGATAGGTGCATTTCTGACCATGGCAAGGAG GCACGTTTTCCATTTCTTGATGAGAATGTGATCAAAACTTTGTTGGAAATTCCATTGTGGGATATTGCTAAACTTGATGAACCTGTCGGAAAGGGCGACAAGAAGATCTTGAGAGAG GTTGCAAACCTACTGGGCTTAAAAGAGGCTGCACTTCAACCAAAGCGGGCAATCCAG TTTGGTTCAAGAATAGCGAGAGAATCAAACCGCAAGAACTTCGGGAGCAACCGAGCCGCGAACCAGGCTTCCGCTGGCAGCGTGGAGATTCACCAGCGT GCGCTGGAGGCGGCCGGGTTCGACTGCGCGCACCGCTCGGCGGTGGACGCGCTCGTCGACGTCAGCCTCCGCTACGTCGTGCACCTCGGCAGGACCGCGGCGTTCAACGCCAATCTCGCCGGCCGCGTCCTCGCCAACGAGTACGACATCATACAGGCGCTCGAGGAGATCGGCACCGATTTCGATGGGTTCGTCGGCGCGGCCACCTCCGACCGCTGCCTCGTCGGCTCGGGCGTCGTCAGGGAGCTGATTGATTACGTTGAGTCCAAGCCCGAGGTGCCGTTCGTGCGGCCTTTGCCTAGCTTCCCGGTGCCGCGCGTGGAGCCGCAGCCAGCTCAAAGCTTCGCGATGGCCGGGAAGGAGTCTGGGATGAAGCATGTGCCGGAATGGCTCCCGGTGTTCCCGGATCCACACACGTACATAAGGACAGAGGTTTGGAGCGAAGAGGAGGCCAAGGCCAGGGTGGACAAGGTTGAGCAGGTGCGGCAGCGGAGGAAGGCTGAGAAGTCACTGCTCAGCTTGCAGCGGCGGTTGGCACTTGCAGGTGCTGATGGATTTAGGCCAGCGGTTACAGAGAATACTGTGGAAAAGGGGAAGGAGATACAGGTGGCTGGGAGCAAGAGAAATCCATTCCTTGAGCCTGCATTGCCACCTGGGGAGAAGGAGGTGTCTGATGTTGCTATGCAACCACAGAGGAGGAAAATCTCTGTCCTCGACGCATTTGCACCAGCGATTCAGGCTGCAAACATGATGGACATTGATACTGGGCCAGGTTGGGACAACAATCAGAGTCAGAAGAGCATTGTTCCCAAAGAGAGGGCACCGGTGCACCTCAAGATTGGAATTGATAAGAAGCCGTTATCAGCTGCGTTGAATTCAAAACCCCTGGATCTGAGGGAGGATCCGTCTTTCTTGAAGGAGGAAGTAAAGGATGAGCGGAAGCGGAGGGCGGGCATGATACTAAGGGCATCAATGGAGAACCCACAGGAGCTTCCGCAGCTTTAA